A genomic segment from Methanoplanus limicola DSM 2279 encodes:
- a CDS encoding DMT family transporter: protein MKSGHQLSLFYAFMAAVLFGGCAPVAKVLLENISPAILAAYLYMGSGIGLYLYLLICRLAGKKRHVKEAALKREDYPWVIAVTVFGGVLAPVTLMFSLDATPAATAALLLNFESVATTMVAVFLFREAVGKRIWAALGLITFSCILLSYDPESAFGFSLATFGILLACTFWACDNNFSRVISSKDPIPIVAAKGVLAGIISFMIAIAIGEPMPGTTDIVAALVFGFLSYGGLTSVLFLLALRGIGTSRTGALLAVSPFFGVAGSFLLFTEIPGQMFYISLPVMAAGAYLLLTEKHSHPHTHCAEIHEHRHRHDDLHHDHEHSPDDPPLSPSGDHSHLHEHGKLCHDHHHTPDIHHRHEHK from the coding sequence ATGAAATCCGGACATCAGTTATCACTTTTTTATGCTTTTATGGCGGCCGTGCTCTTTGGCGGGTGTGCTCCGGTTGCGAAGGTCCTGCTTGAGAATATAAGCCCTGCAATTCTTGCCGCTTATCTTTACATGGGGAGTGGTATCGGTCTTTATCTATATCTCCTGATCTGCCGCCTTGCCGGAAAGAAGAGGCATGTTAAGGAGGCTGCTCTTAAACGGGAGGATTACCCGTGGGTAATTGCAGTTACAGTATTCGGTGGTGTCCTTGCACCTGTTACTCTGATGTTCAGCCTTGATGCCACACCTGCAGCAACAGCGGCCCTTCTTCTTAACTTTGAGTCCGTTGCCACGACTATGGTAGCCGTTTTTCTCTTCAGGGAAGCGGTGGGCAAAAGGATCTGGGCAGCGCTCGGCCTTATAACATTCTCATGTATTCTCCTCTCCTATGATCCGGAGTCCGCCTTCGGTTTTTCGCTGGCTACATTCGGAATCCTCCTTGCCTGTACTTTCTGGGCATGCGACAATAATTTTTCAAGGGTTATTTCTTCTAAAGATCCAATTCCGATCGTAGCGGCAAAGGGTGTTTTAGCCGGAATTATATCCTTTATGATTGCAATTGCTATCGGCGAGCCTATGCCCGGGACGACTGATATTGTGGCAGCACTTGTTTTTGGTTTCCTCAGTTATGGTGGCCTTACAAGCGTGCTTTTTCTGCTGGCCTTAAGGGGCATAGGCACTTCAAGAACCGGTGCTCTTCTTGCTGTATCGCCGTTTTTTGGGGTGGCTGGTTCATTTCTGCTCTTCACCGAAATACCGGGTCAGATGTTTTACATCTCACTTCCGGTGATGGCAGCCGGAGCATACCTTCTTTTGACAGAGAAGCATTCCCATCCTCACACCCATTGTGCAGAAATTCATGAGCACAGGCACAGGCATGATGATCTCCATCATGATCATGAGCACAGTCCTGATGACCCTCCCTTGTCACCCTCTGGTGATCATTCGCATCTTCATGAGCATGGGAAACTGTGCCATGATCACCATCACACTCCTGATATTCATCACCGTCATGAGCATAAATGA
- a CDS encoding alpha/beta hydrolase family protein — MKPGITCIFTITLLLIIILTVSAGCISPVQQSPASSAVNVVESPPAVFKDQEFSFQFLRTVGASYSGEADIGECLATASRIKEGDFESWYSEWKNTADTFRTAGDKSLAAGHRRTAMEAYYRAATYYRTAEFFLHGNSTDPRIVETWGKSRETFCDALALDAVPYEIVSIPYENTTLPGYFYMVDNSGKSRTLLIVQTGFDGCQEELHPYAVEGVKRGYNVLTFEGPGQGEVIRVQNIPFRSDWENVIKPVVDYAVSRPEVDEDRIALWGISLGGYLAPRGAAYEPGIAALVTDPGTYDVGENLLRNLQEGGGAAANMTKEDLREWLRTDPAEFNDAIRKAMADDTGTRWLNENGMFVFSAGSPAQFWAKWMDFSLVGTAGKIQCPTLVCAGAADHFDPDGVQAQALYDNLTCERKLMVFSDEYGAGSHCQLGAFAQSFGAKFDWLDDTMGMDG, encoded by the coding sequence ATGAAACCCGGGATTACCTGTATATTCACGATCACCCTCCTGCTCATAATTATTTTGACAGTTTCAGCAGGCTGTATCAGCCCTGTTCAGCAATCTCCGGCTTCATCTGCCGTCAATGTGGTGGAATCTCCTCCGGCAGTATTTAAAGATCAGGAATTTTCTTTCCAGTTCCTGAGGACAGTTGGCGCCTCGTATTCGGGAGAGGCTGATATCGGTGAGTGCCTTGCCACTGCGTCCCGGATCAAAGAAGGAGACTTTGAGAGTTGGTACAGCGAATGGAAAAATACCGCAGACACCTTCAGGACTGCGGGTGACAAGAGCCTCGCAGCCGGGCACAGGCGTACCGCAATGGAAGCATACTACCGGGCTGCAACGTATTACCGCACAGCCGAGTTCTTCCTGCATGGTAATTCCACAGATCCCCGCATCGTTGAGACCTGGGGAAAGAGCCGGGAAACATTCTGCGATGCACTTGCACTCGATGCTGTCCCGTACGAGATTGTCAGCATACCTTATGAGAATACAACGCTGCCGGGTTACTTCTATATGGTCGATAATTCCGGGAAATCACGTACGCTCCTCATCGTCCAGACCGGCTTTGACGGTTGCCAGGAAGAACTTCATCCATATGCAGTGGAAGGGGTAAAACGCGGATACAATGTCCTGACATTCGAAGGGCCGGGCCAGGGCGAAGTGATACGGGTTCAGAATATTCCATTCCGTTCCGACTGGGAGAATGTTATTAAACCTGTTGTGGACTATGCGGTGAGCCGGCCGGAAGTCGATGAAGACCGTATTGCGCTCTGGGGAATTTCCCTTGGGGGCTACCTCGCACCCCGCGGTGCTGCATATGAGCCGGGGATTGCAGCGCTGGTCACGGACCCGGGCACCTACGACGTCGGAGAGAATCTCCTGCGGAACCTGCAGGAGGGCGGGGGAGCGGCTGCGAACATGACCAAAGAAGACCTGAGGGAATGGCTGCGGACGGATCCTGCTGAGTTCAACGACGCTATCCGAAAAGCAATGGCAGACGATACCGGCACCCGCTGGCTGAACGAGAATGGTATGTTCGTCTTCAGTGCCGGCTCTCCGGCACAGTTCTGGGCGAAATGGATGGATTTTTCACTTGTAGGAACTGCCGGAAAGATACAGTGCCCAACGCTGGTCTGTGCCGGTGCGGCTGACCACTTCGATCCGGACGGGGTGCAGGCACAGGCACTCTACGACAACCTCACCTGTGAACGTAAACTCATGGTCTTCTCCGACGAGTACGGTGCCGGGTCGCACTGCCAGCTCGGAGCATTTGCACAGTCTTTTGGCGCCAAGTTCGACTGGCTTGATGATACGATGGGAATGGACGGATAG